From a single Rutidosis leptorrhynchoides isolate AG116_Rl617_1_P2 chromosome 5, CSIRO_AGI_Rlap_v1, whole genome shotgun sequence genomic region:
- the LOC139846581 gene encoding serine/threonine-protein phosphatase PP1 isozyme 6-like isoform X2, translating to MSNYLFLGDYVDRGKQSIETICLLLAYKIKYKDNIFLLRGNHECASINRIYGFYDECRRRLSVRAWKTFGDCFNCLPVAALIDEKILCMHGGLSPDLISLDQIKNIPRPIDVPDQGLVCDLLWADPDKNVKGWGVNERGVSYVFGADKVSEFLEKHDLDLVCRAHQIIKALSKKGKFGVSRSMLPPPTPPHKVNKAR from the exons ATGTCAAATTACTTATTTTTGGGAGACTATGTTGACCGTGGCAAACAAAGCATTGAAACAATTTGCCTTCTCCTTGCGTACAAGATAAAGTACAAGGACAACATCTTTCTGCTTCGAGGAAACCATGAATGTGCTTCCATTAACCGTATATATGGTTTCTACGATGAATGCAGACGAAGGCTAAGTGTGCGTGCTTGGAAAACTTTTGGAGATTGCTTTAATTGTTTACCTGTTGCAGCTCTAATTGATGAAAAGATACTTTGCATGCACGGAGGATTATCCCCTGATTTAATCAGTTTGGATCAGATTAAGAATATACCTCGTCCCATTGATGTTCCAGATCAAGGTCTGGTATGTGATTTACTGTGGGCTGATCCTGATAAAAATGTTAAAGGATGGGGTGTTAATGAAAGGGGTGTGTCATACGTATTTGGTGCTGATAAAGTTTCAGAATTTCTCGAGAAGCATGATCTTGATCTCGTCTGTCGTGCTCACCAG ATTATAAAGGCTTTGTCAAAGAAAGGGAAGTTTGGTGTTAGTAGAAGTATGCtaccaccaccaacaccaccacaCAAGGTAAACAAGGCTCGTTAG
- the LOC139846581 gene encoding serine/threonine-protein phosphatase PP1 isozyme 6-like isoform X1 has product MSNYLFLGDYVDRGKQSIETICLLLAYKIKYKDNIFLLRGNHECASINRIYGFYDECRRRLSVRAWKTFGDCFNCLPVAALIDEKILCMHGGLSPDLISLDQIKNIPRPIDVPDQGLVCDLLWADPDKNVKGWGVNERGVSYVFGADKVSEFLEKHDLDLVCRAHQVVEDGYEFFANRQLVTLFSAPNYCNEFNNDGAMMSVDEHLTCSFQIIKALSKKGKFGVSRSMLPPPTPPHKVNKAR; this is encoded by the exons ATGTCAAATTACTTATTTTTGGGAGACTATGTTGACCGTGGCAAACAAAGCATTGAAACAATTTGCCTTCTCCTTGCGTACAAGATAAAGTACAAGGACAACATCTTTCTGCTTCGAGGAAACCATGAATGTGCTTCCATTAACCGTATATATGGTTTCTACGATGAATGCAGACGAAGGCTAAGTGTGCGTGCTTGGAAAACTTTTGGAGATTGCTTTAATTGTTTACCTGTTGCAGCTCTAATTGATGAAAAGATACTTTGCATGCACGGAGGATTATCCCCTGATTTAATCAGTTTGGATCAGATTAAGAATATACCTCGTCCCATTGATGTTCCAGATCAAGGTCTGGTATGTGATTTACTGTGGGCTGATCCTGATAAAAATGTTAAAGGATGGGGTGTTAATGAAAGGGGTGTGTCATACGTATTTGGTGCTGATAAAGTTTCAGAATTTCTCGAGAAGCATGATCTTGATCTCGTCTGTCGTGCTCACCAG GTTGTGGAAGATGGGTATGAGTTTTTTGCCAACCGCCAGCTGGTGACCTTGTTTTCGGCACCAAATTACTGTAACGAGTTTAATAATGATGGAGCAATGATGAGTGTGGATGAACATTTGACTTGTTCGTTTCAGATTATAAAGGCTTTGTCAAAGAAAGGGAAGTTTGGTGTTAGTAGAAGTATGCtaccaccaccaacaccaccacaCAAGGTAAACAAGGCTCGTTAG